Proteins co-encoded in one Arachis hypogaea cultivar Tifrunner chromosome 13, arahy.Tifrunner.gnm2.J5K5, whole genome shotgun sequence genomic window:
- the LOC140177441 gene encoding uncharacterized protein — MWISSAPDLWNDLKRRYSQGDVFRVGALKEEFYALKQGDLTVTSYFAMLKAIWEELENLRAIPSCVACVNGCSCGLRIVRDYASEEYVVKFLKGLNEQYSNVKSQIMLMKPLPEINTVLSMLTQQEQELNCDPSNSNIVTNSLEVQTSTGGSSFSGRGRGRGRNSGRGENQKSYSRCYTSKFCSYCYRIGHLAETCYKKNGFPTHQKQRVANQLSTDEIVENSSAEIADSNQDKKSDDTVLVLTPDQKETLLALLQQPRMPTSNSVNHITSSATLTQPKGRHCLSVSSKFTKTSWILDSGATDHASYIQESFKTFRYMRPVLVNLPDGSTTTTNICGTVQLSKHLILTNVLPSLKMIGQTKVIGDLYVMDAQLWKLTTPEVNTHSVNVTVQQDLGTLWHARLDQPSIESSNFDHFAFFYNNSAHTSSYEHTHGIIAPHTIHTIPDLSATSTSPMASLHDITDSASPATLDSASALAPLEHSSIHIESQSAAPVLRRSERERKTPSYLKGFHCFHISSHRDPINAAQLPSTCKYPLSHHLSYSLFTPKHQAFTFALINNSDPKHYSEAVMHDCWRKAIEAELTALEQNKTWIITSLPPGKNAVGCKWIFRTKFHPDGTIERHKARLVAQGFTQIPGVDYIDTFSPVVKMSTVRVLLTVAAAKNWHLHQLDVNTAFLHGDLHEDVYRKLPKGLQCSNPNLVCKLTKSLYGLKQASRQWNIKLSAALVDPGFTPSENDHSLFTKSTGTTFTAILVYVDDLVLAGDDLSEIQAVKIFLDDKFKIKDLGLLKFFIGMEVARSNASIALYQRKYALDLITDCGLLGAKPASTPMEYTTSLSKVSGSHLPDATIYRRLVGRLLYLTNTRPDLSYSVGCLSQFMDSPTDAHLKAAYRIIRYLKQSPATGLFFSVNNSFTLSGYTDSDWGACKDTQKSISGYCFFLDQTLISWKSKKHATVSRSSSEAEYRALANGTCELVWLLKLLKEFNILPPLPVDIFCDNKSAIYIASNPVFHERTKHVFYERTKHVEVDCHVARNKFKEGVSNLRHVVSSEQPADLFTKSLPLGPFSHLLSKLGLLDLHKPRNTSLRGM, encoded by the exons ATGTGGATTAGCTCAGCTCCAGACTTGTGGAATGATTTAAAACGTCGTTACTCACAGGGAGATGTCTTTCGAGTTGGTGCGTTAAAAGAAGAATTTTATGCACTCAAACAAGGTGATCTTACTGTTACCTCTTACTTTGCTATGTTGAAAGCTATTTGGGAAGAATTAGAAAATTTACGTGCTATTCCTAGTTGTGTTGCTTGTGTTAATGGATGTTCATGTGGATTACGAATTGTTCGAGACTATGCTTCTGAGGAATATGTTGTCAAATTCTTAAAAGGATTGAATGAGCAATATTCAAATGTTAAATCACAAATCATGCTAATGAAGCCGTTACCTGAAATCAACACAGTACTATCTATGTTAACCCAACAAGAGCAAGAATTGAATTGTGACCCGTCAAATAGCAACATAGTGACTAACTCTTTAGAGGTGCAAACCTCAACTGGAGGCAGTTCATTTTCTGGAAGAGGCAGAGGCCGTGGACGAAATTCAGGCAGAGGAGAAAATCAAAAATCTTATAGTCGATGCTACACTTCAAAGTTTTGTAGCTACTGTTATCGAATTGGTCATTTAGCAGAGACATGCTATAAGAAAAATGGCTTTCCTACTCACCAAAAGCAGCGAGTAGCCAATCAACTTAGCACTGACGAGATAGTTGAGAATTCTAGTGCTGAGATTGCTGATTCTAACCAGGATAAAAAGAGCGATGATACAGTACTTGTGTTGACTCCAGATCAGAAGGAAACCTTACTAGCACTCCTTCAACAACCACGCATGCCAACTTCAAATAGTGTAAACCACATTACTTCTTCTGCCACCCTTACTCAACCAAAAGGTAGGCATTGTTTGAGTGTATCATCAAAATTTACTAAAACTTCTTGGATACTTGACAGTGGAGCTACTGATCATGCATCCTATATTCAAGAGTCTTTCAAAACTTTTCGTTATATGAGACCAGTTTTGGTAAATCTACCTGATGGTTCTACCACTACAACAAACATTTGTGGCACTGTGCAACTCTCTAAACATTTGATTCTTACCAAT GTACTCCCATCATTGAAGATGATTGGGCAAACTAAAGTCATTGGTGATCTTTATGTGATGGATGCTCAACTTTGGAAACTAACTACACCAGAAGTTAACACACATTCTGTAAATGTCACAGTGCAGCAAGATTTAGGAACTCTATGGCATGCTAGACTAG ATCAGCCTTCAATTGAATCATCCAATTTTGACCATTTTGCATTCTTTTATAATAACTCTGCACATACTTCTTCATATGAGCATACTCATGGCATAATTGCACCTCACACCATACACACTATACCTGATTTATCTGCCACTTCTACATCACCTATGGCATCTCTTCATGATATAACAGATTCTGCATCACCCGCCACCTTAGACTCAGCATCTGCATTGGCACCATTGGAACATTCATCCATTCATATTGAGTCACAATCTGCTGCACCAGTTTTGAGAAGGTCTGAACGAGAAAGAAAAACACCCTCTTATCTTAAAGGTTTTCATTGTTTCCATATTTCATCACATAGAGATCCAATCAATGCGGCCCAATTACCTTCAACATGTAAGTATCCCCTTTCTCACCATTTGTCATATTCATTATTTACTCCCAAGCACCAGGCCTTCACTTTTGCTCTCATAAATAACTCGGACCCCAAACACTATTCTGAGGCTGTTATGCATGATTGTTGGAGGAAGGCTATTGAGGCAGAACTCACTGCTCTTGAGCAAAACAAAACCTGGATCATCACTTCTCTTCCTCCTGGAAAGAATGCAGTTGGTTGTAAATGGATTTTTCGCACAAAATTCCACCCAGATGGCACTATCGAGAGGCATAAGGCACGTCTTGTTGCCCAGGGTTTCACTCAAATTCCTGGAGTCGATTACATTGACACCTTTAGTCCCGTTGTGAAAATGAGCACTGTGCGTGTTCTTCTTACCGTTGCAGCAGCAAAGAATTGGCATCTTCATCAACTTGATGTGAATACAGCTTTTCTCCATGGAGACCTACATGAGGACGTTTATAGAAAACTTCCAAAGGGGTTACAGTGTTCCAATCCAAACTTAGTCTGCAAGTTGACAAAATCTTTGTACGGTTTGAAACAAGCTAGTCGCCAATGGAACATCAAGTTGTCTGCTGCACTTGTTGATCCGGGGTTTACTCCATCTGAAAATGATCACTCGCTTTTTACCAAATCCACAGGTACAACTTTCACAGCTATTCTTGTTTATGTTGATGATCTTGTGTTAGCTggagatgatttgagtgaaattcaagctgtcaaaatatttttggatgATAAGTTCAAAATTAAAGACCTTGGCCTTCTTAAGTTCTTTATTGGGATGGAGGTAGCACGAAGCAATGCTAGTATTGCACTGTATCAAAGAAAGTATGCATTGGATTTGATCACAGACTGCGGTTTGCTTGGTGCAAAACCAGCATCTACTCCTATGGAGTACACTACTTCTCTGTCTAAGGTTTCAGGCTCCCATCTTCCTGATGCAACCATCTATCGTAGATTGGTGGGCAGACTTCTGTACCTTACTAACACAAGACCAGATCTCAGCTACTCTGTTGGATGCCTATCTCAGTTCATGGATTCACCAACTGATGCCCACTTGAAGGCTGCCTATAGGATCATCCGGTATCTAAAACAATCACCAGCAACTGGCTTATTTTTCTCTGTCAACAATTCTTTCACACTATCTGGTTACACTGATTCTGATTGGGGGGCTTGTAAAGACACCCAAAAATCCATCAGTGGTTATTGTTTCTTCCTTGACCAAACTCTTATTTCTTGGAAGAGTAAGAAGCACGCTACAGTTTCAAGGTCGTCCTCAGAAGCAGAATATCGTGCCCTTGCTAATGGCACTTGTGAACTCGTTTGGTTACTCAAACTACTAAAGGAATTCAacattcttcctcctcttccggTTGATATCTTCTGTGATAATAAATCTGCTATCTATATTGCTTCAAATCCTGTTTTTCATGAAAGAACCAAGCATGTTTTTTATGAAAGAACCAAGCATGTTGAGGTTGATTGTCATGTGGCTCGAAACAAGTTCAAAGAAGGGGTTTCTAATCTTAGGCACGTTGTCTCCAGTGAACAACCGGCTGATCTATTCACTAAATCCCTTCCTCTAGGACCATTCTCTCATTTGCTTTCCAAGCTGGGATTACTTGATTTGCACAAACCACGTAATACCAGCTTGCGGGGGATGTAA
- the LOC112737195 gene encoding NAD(H) kinase 1, with protein sequence MAPNKLNSSSGNSSVHGSQSDNGFISSFSLFPEKAVQELLQSPVQGSDDHLIEFSEALRTVAKALRRVAEGKASAQAEAAEWKRKFELERARNMQFDPTEKSSLENQADLGDVRTNSPANHPPLSKKANERFERCCSSNGICSHEVLRDGKSDSDSKMVRKASFKLSWYCKGEQSDQHKHDVVSFEKGNITTAERSSKQISLKWESSPQTVLILTKPNSLSVQILCVEMVRWLRQQKKLNIYVEPRVRVDLLTESSYFNFVETWNDDKEVLALHTKVDLVITLGGDGTVLWAASMFKGPVPPIVPFSLGSLGFMTPFYSEHYKECLDSILKGPISIALRHRLQCHVIRDAAKNEYEAEEPILVLNEVTIDRGISSFLTNLECYCDNSFVTCVQGDGLILSTTSGSTAYSLAAGGSMVHPQVPGILFTPICPHSLSFRPLILPEHVTLRVQVPFNSRSPAWASFDGKDRKQLEPGDALVCSMAPWPVPTACLVDSTNDFLRSIHEGLHWNLRKTQSFDGPRES encoded by the exons ATGGCCCCTAACAAGCTCAATTCATCAtcg GGAAACTCAAGTGTACATGGTTCACAGTCTGATAATGGTTTTATCAGTTCGTTTTCTCTATTCCCCGAGAAAGCGGTGCAAGAACTTCTTCAGTCTCCAGTCCAGGGATCAGACGACCATCTTATAGAGTTCTCGGAGGCGTTAAGAA CCGTTGCGAAGGCCTTAAGGCGAGTAGCTGAAGGAAAAGCTTCTGCTCAAGCTGAGGCCGCTGAATGGAAACGGAAATTCGAGTTGGAGAGGGCGCGGAATATGCAGTTTGATCCTACAG AGAAATCATCCCTAGAGAATCAAGCAGATCTTGGTGATGTGAGGACAAACAGCCCCGCCAACCATCCTCCCTTATCTAAGAAAGCTAATGAGCGGTTTGAAAGATGTTGTTCAAGCAATGGTATTTGCTCCCATGAAGTTCTTAGGGATGGGAAATCTGATTCTGATTCCAAAATGGTCAGAAAG GCTTCATTTAAACTTTCATGGTATTGCAAAGGTGAGCAAAGTGACCAGCACAAACATGACGTTGTCTCTTTCGAGAAAGGAAATATAACCACCGCAGAGCGCAGTAGTAAGCAG ATATCTTTGAAGTGGGAATCAAGCCCGCAGACAGTGCTCATATTGACCAAACCAAATTCACTTTCAGTTCAAATTCTCTGTGTTGAAATGGTTAG ATGGCTGAGGCAGCAAAAGAAGCTAAATATCTATGTTGAACCACGTGTCAGGGTGGATCTTTTGACCGAGTCATCATACTTCAACTTTGTTGAAACCTGGAATGATG ATAAGGAAGTTCTGGCACTGCACACTAAAGTTGACCTGGTAATAACGCTTGGCGGTGATGGAACTGTCCTATGG GCGGCATCTATGTTCAAAGGGCCAGTACCGCCTATCGTCCCCTTCTCTTTAGGTTCTCTCGGCTTCATGACCCCTTTTT ATAGCGAGCATTATAAAGAGTGCCTTGATTCAATTTTGAAGGGTCCCATTAGTATTGCGTTACGACACCGGCTGCAATGCCATGTCATACGAGATGCAGCTAAAAATGAATACGAAGCTGAAGAACCAATACTTGTCCTAAATGAGGTTACGATTGACCGTGGAATATCATCCTTTCTCACAAATCTCGAATGTTATTGTGACAACTCCTTCGTCACGTGTGTGCAAGGCGATGGGTTAATCTTATCTACAACATCTGGCAGCACTGCGTATTCATTGGCAGCTGGCGGTTCAATGGTCCATCCTCAG GTTCCAGGTATTTTGTTCACACCAATATGCCCACATTCTCTATCATTTAGGCCATTGATATTACCTGAGCATGTAACTTTGAGGGTGCAAGTTCCATTCAATAGCAGAAGCCCTGCATGGGCCTCTTTTGATGGCAAGGACAGGAAGCAATTAGAACCAGGGGATGCCCTTGTGTGCAGCATGGCGCCTTGGCCAGTTCCCACGGCGTGCCTTGTTGATTCTACCAACGATTTCTTGCGCAGTATTCACGAGGGACTCCATTGGAACTTGAGAAAGACACAATCATTCGACGGTCCTCGTGAATCATAA
- the LOC112737194 gene encoding uncharacterized protein isoform X2, with protein MDNLKASYKDEEEEDGAPTTAAVAAAAAAADAVVGDAAIPSDAVAAGGGTDTESAEVPPVTTTSTASDTPTEAQNDGRSEPDPSDMSDDEPVSDEGSLKKSPKSPARDDGGGGDNDEDDEEPPPKKQKQLSKLTAETVTVKIESSPVAAELPEGASNGDANAAVSTPATTATGTTGTNSKKSKKKNNNVWVTKSKKSKKKNKANNNNNNHHGANGEDTVLITPVPRFPDKSDDTAEMKICLSKVYKAEKVELSEDRMVAGSTKGYRMVRATRGVVEGAWYFEIRVLHLGETGHTRLGWSTEKGDLQAPVGYDGNSFGYRDIDGSKVHKALREKYGEEGYKEGDVIGFYINLPEGEKYAPKPLHLVWYKGQRYVVAQDAKEDPPKVVPDSEACGEYSLPCFQSKPFNGNW; from the exons ATGGATAATTTAAAAGCTTCGTACAAagacgaagaggaagaagacgggGCACCAACCACCGCTGCCGTTGCGGCGGCGGCCGCTGCCGCTGACGCCGTCGTTGGCGACGCCGCGATTCCCAGTGACGCGGTAGCTGCCGGAGGAGGCACCGATACGGAATCAGCCGAAGTTCCTCCTGTAACAACCACCAGCACCGCCTCCGACACGCCAACGGAAGCCCAAAACGACGGCAGATCGGAGCCCGACCCTTCCGACATGTCTGATGACGAACCCGTCTCTGACGAAGGTTCCCTGAAGAAGTCGCCGAAGTCGCCTGCAAGAGACGATGGCGGCGGCGGTGACAACGACGAGGACGACGAGGAACCTCCACCGAAGAAGCAGAAGCAGCTCTCCAAATTGACCGCTGAAACCGTTACCGTTAAGATCGAATCTTCTCCGGTAGCTGCGGAATTGCCAGAAGGAGCTAGCAACGGCGACGCCAATGCGGCCGTGTCAACGCCGGCCACAACGGCCACGGGAACAACGGGGACGAATTCGAAGAAATctaagaagaagaacaacaatgTGTGGGTAACGAAATCGAagaaatcaaagaagaagaacaaggctaacaacaataacaacaatcacCACGGCGCAAACGGCGAAGACACGGTGCTTATAACGCCGGTGCCAAGGTTCCCAGACAAGAGCGACGACACGGCGGAGATGAAGATCTGCCTCTCGAAGGTGTACAAGGCGGAGAAGGTTGAGCTGAGCGAGGACCGAATGGTGGCAGGGAGCACGAAGGGCTACAGAATGGTGAGGGCAACGAGAGGGGTGGTTGAAGGAGCGTGGTACTTCGAAATTAGGGTTTTGCATTTGGGGGAAACAGGGCACACACGGTTGGGGTGGTCCACTGAGAAAGGTGACTTGCAGGCACCGGTTGGTTACGATGGGAATAGTTTTGGGTATAGGGATATTGATGGGAGTAAGGTGCATAAGGCTCTGAGGGAGAAGTATGGAGAAGAAGGGTATAAGGAAGGTGATGTTATTGGTTTCTATATCAACTTGCCTGAAGGGGAGAAGTATGCCCCAAAGCCACTGCATTTGGTTTGGTATAAAGGACAGAGATATGTTGTTGCTCAAGATGCTAAGGAAGATCCTCCCAAAGTTGTGCCTG ACTCGGAAGCATGTGGAGAATACAGCTTgccatgttttcaatcaaagccaTTTAAT